A stretch of Enterobacter cloacae complex sp. ECNIH7 DNA encodes these proteins:
- the birA gene encoding bifunctional biotin--[acetyl-CoA-carboxylase] ligase/biotin operon repressor BirA: protein MKDNTIPLTLIGILADGEFHSGEQLGEQLGMSRAAINKHIHTLRDWGVDVFTVPGKGYSLPEPIQLLNEETIRSQIGHGNVAVLPVIDSTNQYLLDRLPELTSGDACVAEYQQAGRGRRGRKWFSPFGANLYLSMYWRLDQGPAAAIGLSLVIGIVMAEVLHDLGADKVRVKWPNDLYLNDRKLAGILVELTGKTGDAAQIVIGAGLNMVMRNVQNGVVNQAWTNLQEAGIVIDRNTLAVRMIKELRSSLTLFEQEGLAPFLSRWEKLDNFINRPVKLLIGDKEIYGTSRGIDAQGALLLEQDGVTKPWMGGEISLRSAE from the coding sequence GTGAAGGACAATACCATTCCCTTAACCCTGATTGGCATTCTTGCTGACGGTGAGTTTCATTCTGGCGAGCAGCTGGGTGAACAGCTTGGCATGAGCCGTGCTGCTATCAATAAACATATCCATACGCTTCGCGACTGGGGTGTTGATGTGTTCACGGTTCCCGGAAAAGGCTACAGCCTGCCGGAGCCGATTCAATTGCTGAATGAAGAAACGATCCGCAGCCAGATCGGACACGGCAATGTTGCGGTGCTGCCGGTGATTGATTCGACGAACCAGTATCTTCTGGATCGTCTGCCTGAGCTGACATCCGGCGATGCCTGCGTTGCTGAATATCAACAGGCCGGTCGCGGCCGTCGCGGTCGCAAATGGTTTTCGCCATTTGGCGCTAACCTGTATTTGTCTATGTACTGGCGACTCGATCAGGGCCCGGCCGCTGCTATTGGCCTGAGTCTGGTCATCGGCATCGTCATGGCGGAAGTGCTGCACGATCTGGGAGCGGATAAGGTACGTGTTAAGTGGCCTAATGACCTCTACCTCAACGATCGTAAACTTGCCGGCATTCTGGTCGAACTGACGGGAAAAACGGGCGATGCGGCGCAAATCGTCATTGGCGCAGGCCTCAACATGGTGATGCGCAATGTACAAAATGGTGTGGTGAATCAGGCCTGGACTAACCTCCAGGAGGCGGGGATCGTCATCGATCGTAACACTCTTGCCGTGCGTATGATTAAAGAGTTGCGCAGTTCACTCACGCTTTTTGAGCAGGAAGGGCTGGCACCGTTCCTGTCTCGTTGGGAAAAGCTGGATAACTTCATTAACCGCCCGGTGAAACTGCTGATTGGTGATAAAGAGATCTACGGGACTTCACGCGGTATTGACGCACAGGGCGCGCTGCTCCTGGAGCAGGATGGCGTGACTAAACCCTGGATGGGCGGTGAGATTTCACTGCGAAGTGCCGAATAA
- the murB gene encoding UDP-N-acetylmuramate dehydrogenase: MNHSLKPWNTFGIQRNAKQIVRADNAQQLLDAWQSATENNEPVLILGEGSNVLFLDDFSGTVIVNRIMGIDVEERADSWHLHVGAGENWHHLVQFTLEKGMPGLENLALIPGCAGSSPIQNIGAYGIELKHVCEYVDCIELATGTAKRLTAEQCQFGYRDSIFKHEYQDRYVIVAVGLCLSKNWQPVLTYGDLTRLDPATVTARDVFDSVCHMRMTKLPDPKVNGNAGSFFKNPVISSENAKVFLEGWPAAPHYPQADGSVKLAAGWLIDQCQLKGTSVGGAAVHQQQALVLINQRDATSDDVVQLAHYVRQRVGEKFNVWLEPEVRFIGCTGEVNAVEAIA; encoded by the coding sequence ATGAACCACTCCCTTAAGCCCTGGAATACCTTTGGCATTCAACGCAATGCTAAACAAATTGTTCGTGCCGATAATGCACAGCAACTGCTGGATGCATGGCAAAGCGCAACAGAAAATAACGAACCCGTACTAATTCTGGGCGAAGGAAGTAATGTCCTGTTTCTCGATGATTTTTCGGGAACGGTAATCGTTAACCGCATCATGGGGATTGATGTTGAAGAGCGTGCCGACAGCTGGCACCTGCACGTGGGGGCCGGTGAAAACTGGCATCATCTGGTGCAATTCACCCTCGAAAAAGGGATGCCGGGCCTGGAAAACCTTGCGCTTATTCCAGGCTGCGCCGGATCGTCACCAATTCAAAACATCGGTGCCTACGGCATCGAACTGAAACATGTCTGCGAATATGTCGACTGCATCGAACTGGCGACCGGAACGGCTAAACGTTTGACGGCGGAACAGTGCCAGTTTGGCTATCGTGACAGTATCTTCAAACATGAATATCAGGATCGCTACGTGATTGTCGCCGTGGGTCTGTGCCTGTCGAAGAACTGGCAGCCCGTGTTGACCTACGGGGATTTAACGCGTCTCGATCCGGCTACCGTAACCGCCCGCGACGTTTTTGATTCCGTTTGCCATATGCGGATGACCAAACTTCCCGATCCAAAAGTAAACGGAAACGCTGGAAGCTTCTTCAAAAACCCGGTTATCAGCAGCGAAAATGCAAAAGTCTTTCTTGAAGGATGGCCAGCCGCGCCACATTATCCTCAGGCTGATGGCAGCGTGAAGCTTGCCGCGGGATGGCTTATCGATCAATGCCAGCTTAAAGGCACTTCAGTAGGCGGTGCTGCCGTTCACCAGCAGCAGGCTCTGGTGCTGATTAATCAACGCGATGCGACCAGCGATGATGTTGTACAGCTGGCTCATTATGTTCGTCAGCGTGTGGGCGAAAAATTTAACGTCTGGCTGGAGCCAGAAGTTCGCTTCATTGGCTGCACAGGTGAAGTTAATGCCGTGGAGGCTATCGCGTGA